A genomic segment from Nitrosopumilus sp. K4 encodes:
- a CDS encoding aconitate hydratase: protein MQIETTPEMVSKVYDKIRENSANYRKVVGRPLTLTEKILSGHFDKPAEKNFDDGKNYVFLRPDRVALQDVTGQMVMLQFMQAGLDQATLPTTVHCDHLIRAKVEGETDMKVSLDENSEVFKFLQSAAAKYGCGFWKPGAGIIHQVVLENYAFPGGLMIGTDSHTPNAGGLGMIAVGVGGLDAAETMAGMPWELLYPKRIGVKLTGHLNGWTAPKDIILKVAEQLTVSGGTNSIVEYFGPGTESISCTGKATITNMGAEIGATCSIFPYDKRMETYLKYTDREKIAELANQNKELLVADPEVEQNPEQFFDKIIEIDLSTLEPHIVGPHTPDLARSISDLGKDVQTNDYIDPISVALIGSCTNSSYEDMSRAASLAEQAKTKGIKAKIPLLVTPGSEQIRGTIERDGQMDSLIDIGATVLANACGPCIGQWSRPELDNDDKNTIVTTFNRNFPGRNDGHRNTLNFIGSPEMIIALALGGRLSFNPLKDELTAADGSKFKLEPPKPAPEVPSEGFMRPEGIYVAPPANPEGLDVIIDPNSKRLQRLEPFAKWDGNDFENIPIMVKAKGKCTTDHISPAGAWLSLRGHLDNLSDNMLLGAVNAFNDEVGKGKNVLNGETDSFAKIARQYKEKGMRWVIIGDNNYGEGSSREHAAMTPRHLGCAAVITKSFARIHETNLKKQGILALTFSNPDDYEKIQEDDRISIVGLDELAPDKQVKCILTHSDNSTDEIMLNHSYNKQQIEWFRAGSALNVLRNKN from the coding sequence GTGCAAATAGAAACTACTCCTGAAATGGTTTCAAAAGTTTATGATAAAATTCGAGAAAACTCTGCAAACTATAGAAAAGTTGTAGGGAGACCCCTTACATTAACTGAAAAGATTCTATCTGGCCACTTTGATAAACCCGCCGAAAAGAATTTTGATGATGGAAAAAATTATGTTTTCTTAAGACCTGACAGGGTTGCACTCCAAGATGTAACTGGTCAAATGGTAATGCTACAGTTTATGCAAGCAGGATTAGACCAAGCAACGTTGCCGACAACAGTTCATTGTGATCACCTGATTAGAGCAAAAGTAGAAGGAGAAACTGACATGAAAGTTTCCTTGGATGAAAATAGTGAAGTCTTCAAGTTTTTACAATCAGCTGCTGCAAAATACGGGTGTGGTTTTTGGAAACCCGGTGCAGGAATTATCCACCAGGTTGTTTTAGAAAACTATGCGTTTCCTGGCGGGCTGATGATTGGAACTGACTCTCATACTCCAAATGCTGGAGGTCTGGGAATGATTGCAGTAGGTGTTGGTGGTTTAGATGCTGCTGAAACTATGGCAGGAATGCCTTGGGAGCTTTTGTATCCAAAACGAATAGGTGTTAAGTTAACTGGCCATCTTAACGGATGGACTGCACCAAAAGATATCATCCTCAAAGTTGCAGAACAGCTCACAGTTTCAGGCGGAACAAATTCAATTGTAGAATACTTTGGACCTGGAACAGAATCTATCAGCTGTACAGGAAAGGCAACTATTACAAATATGGGAGCTGAAATTGGTGCAACATGTTCAATATTCCCATATGATAAAAGAATGGAAACCTACCTCAAGTATACCGACCGAGAAAAAATTGCAGAGTTGGCAAATCAAAACAAAGAACTGTTAGTTGCAGATCCTGAAGTGGAACAAAACCCAGAACAGTTTTTTGATAAAATTATTGAAATAGATCTCTCAACACTAGAGCCTCACATTGTAGGTCCACACACTCCGGATCTTGCAAGATCAATTTCTGATTTGGGAAAAGATGTCCAAACAAATGACTACATTGATCCAATATCTGTTGCATTGATTGGAAGTTGCACAAACTCATCATACGAAGATATGTCAAGAGCTGCAAGTTTAGCAGAGCAAGCAAAAACCAAAGGCATCAAAGCAAAAATCCCATTGCTTGTAACTCCCGGCTCTGAACAAATTAGAGGAACAATAGAACGAGACGGACAAATGGATTCACTCATAGATATTGGAGCTACGGTACTGGCAAACGCATGCGGTCCATGTATTGGACAATGGTCAAGACCTGAACTTGACAATGATGATAAAAACACAATTGTTACGACCTTCAATCGAAATTTCCCTGGACGAAACGATGGACACAGAAACACTTTGAACTTTATTGGCAGTCCTGAAATGATTATTGCACTTGCATTAGGTGGCCGTTTATCATTTAACCCACTAAAAGATGAACTAACTGCAGCAGATGGCTCCAAGTTCAAACTAGAGCCACCAAAACCTGCACCAGAAGTTCCATCAGAGGGATTCATGAGGCCAGAGGGAATCTATGTTGCACCTCCAGCAAACCCTGAAGGCTTGGACGTAATCATTGATCCTAACAGCAAACGCCTGCAACGCTTAGAACCATTTGCAAAATGGGATGGGAATGACTTTGAAAACATTCCAATCATGGTAAAAGCAAAGGGCAAATGTACTACTGATCATATTTCTCCTGCAGGAGCATGGCTTTCTCTTCGTGGACATCTTGATAACCTAAGTGACAACATGTTACTTGGTGCAGTAAATGCATTCAATGACGAAGTAGGAAAAGGAAAGAACGTACTAAATGGTGAAACTGATTCATTTGCAAAAATTGCAAGACAATACAAGGAAAAAGGAATGCGTTGGGTCATAATTGGCGATAATAATTACGGTGAGGGCAGCAGCAGAGAACATGCAGCTATGACCCCAAGACATTTGGGCTGTGCAGCAGTAATTACAAAAAGTTTTGCAAGAATTCATGAAACTAACCTCAAAAAGCAGGGAATCTTGGCATTGACCTTTTCAAATCCAGATGATTATGAAAAAATCCAAGAAGATGATAGAATCAGTATTGTTGGACTGGATGAACTGGCACCAGACAAACAAGTAAAATGCATCCTGACTCACAGTGATAATTCCACTGATGAAATCATGCTAAATCACTCTTACAACAAACAGCAGATAGAGTGGTTTAGGGCAGGATCAGCTCTTAACGTTTTACGAAACAAAAATTAA
- the pdxS gene encoding pyridoxal 5'-phosphate synthase lyase subunit PdxS, which produces MLPLSGERKDAKGILSEKTDAQDILKGTSTLKRGFAHMLKNGVVMDVTNVEQAQIAEEAGAVSVMVLDKLPSDVRKAGGVARTASIRIIEEIMNSVTIPVMAKCRIGHVYEAKVLEETNVDMIDESEVLTPADETHHIWKWDFTTPYVNGARSLAEALRRIEEGAAMIRTKGEPGTGNVAEAVTHIKKVNDELRAIKSIYDSGDNQDLVRMAREFKVSYDIVEQTAKLGRLPVVNFAAGGIATPADAAYLMSLGCDGIFVGSGIFNADDAKERARSIVLATTFWNEPEKVKEAQKMIDERQSMLGLDVKTLELRMQERGSSA; this is translated from the coding sequence ATGCTTCCATTATCTGGCGAACGCAAAGATGCAAAGGGCATATTATCTGAAAAAACAGACGCACAAGATATCCTAAAAGGAACATCTACCCTAAAGCGCGGATTTGCTCACATGCTAAAAAACGGCGTAGTGATGGATGTTACAAATGTCGAGCAAGCACAAATTGCAGAAGAAGCAGGTGCAGTATCTGTTATGGTTTTAGACAAACTACCTTCTGATGTCAGAAAGGCAGGTGGTGTTGCAAGAACTGCAAGTATTAGGATTATTGAAGAAATTATGAATTCAGTTACAATTCCTGTAATGGCAAAATGTAGAATTGGTCATGTCTATGAAGCCAAGGTGTTAGAAGAAACAAATGTTGACATGATTGACGAATCTGAAGTTTTAACTCCTGCAGATGAGACACATCACATTTGGAAATGGGATTTTACAACTCCTTACGTTAACGGCGCACGTTCTTTGGCAGAAGCATTAAGAAGAATTGAAGAAGGTGCTGCAATGATTAGGACAAAAGGCGAACCTGGAACGGGAAATGTTGCAGAAGCTGTTACTCATATTAAAAAAGTAAATGATGAATTACGAGCAATCAAATCAATTTACGACTCTGGTGATAATCAGGATTTGGTACGAATGGCAAGAGAATTCAAAGTATCTTATGATATTGTAGAGCAAACTGCAAAGCTTGGAAGGCTACCTGTTGTAAATTTTGCAGCAGGTGGGATTGCAACTCCTGCAGATGCTGCATATCTCATGTCATTGGGTTGTGATGGAATCTTTGTTGGATCTGGAATTTTCAATGCAGATGATGCAAAAGAAAGAGCAAGATCAATAGTATTGGCAACTACTTTCTGGAATGAGCCAGAAAAAGTCAAAGAGGCTCAAAAGATGATTGATGAAAGGCAATCAATGTTAGGATTGGATGTCAAGACACTAGAGCTTAGAATGCAAGAGCGTGGTAGTTCAGCATGA
- the pdxT gene encoding pyridoxal 5'-phosphate synthase glutaminase subunit PdxT produces the protein MSLNVGILAIQGDVQENIDSTESALKELGIDGTVKNVKTPEEISQVDGLIIPGGESTTIGQLSLVNSSLKTIKEKIDAGMPVLGICAGMIMLSKTADDRVVGKTNQPLLEYLDITLERNSFGRQHDSFEANISMDPINIPKYNAVFIRAPSVSATGSDVEVLSKFNEKIVAVKKGNVIGTSFHPELTEDTSLHKYFLKLVQSSKN, from the coding sequence ATGAGCCTAAATGTTGGAATTTTAGCAATACAAGGAGATGTTCAAGAAAACATCGATTCTACAGAATCTGCACTAAAAGAATTAGGAATTGATGGAACTGTAAAAAATGTCAAAACTCCTGAAGAGATCTCTCAAGTCGATGGTCTGATCATTCCTGGCGGTGAGAGCACGACTATTGGACAACTGTCTCTAGTTAATAGTTCACTTAAGACAATTAAAGAAAAGATTGATGCTGGAATGCCCGTGCTGGGTATTTGTGCTGGAATGATCATGCTATCAAAGACTGCCGATGACCGTGTAGTTGGCAAGACGAATCAACCTCTCTTAGAATATCTTGACATTACATTGGAAAGAAACTCTTTTGGCAGACAGCATGATTCTTTTGAGGCAAACATCTCAATGGATCCAATTAACATTCCAAAGTATAATGCAGTATTCATTCGAGCCCCATCAGTTTCTGCTACTGGCTCTGATGTGGAAGTACTATCAAAGTTTAATGAAAAAATTGTTGCAGTAAAGAAAGGAAATGTCATTGGAACATCATTTCATCCCGAATTAACAGAAGATACATCCCTGCACAAGTATTTCCTAAAGCTAGTCCAGTCTTCTAAAAACTAG
- a CDS encoding 2-isopropylmalate synthase — protein sequence MGKYQKFIKEGIAEPLENIPFHKKAPIKRLSMLEKTIIPESDTHIAVHFVDASKKLPEYSQMHKHDHDEINLILSESSKLTYDVNLENEHYEVRSPSTIFIPKGLQHSAQAVSGKGIFVCIILSSRYSSE from the coding sequence ATGGGAAAATACCAGAAATTCATCAAGGAAGGTATTGCTGAACCTCTTGAGAATATTCCATTTCATAAAAAAGCTCCAATAAAGCGATTATCGATGCTTGAGAAAACAATAATTCCTGAATCTGACACTCACATAGCTGTTCACTTTGTTGATGCATCAAAGAAACTGCCTGAATACAGCCAAATGCACAAACATGATCATGATGAAATTAATCTAATCTTGTCCGAGTCTTCCAAACTAACTTATGATGTTAATCTTGAAAACGAGCATTATGAGGTAAGATCCCCTTCAACAATTTTCATACCGAAGGGATTGCAACATAGCGCACAAGCAGTATCTGGTAAGGGCATCTTTGTATGCATTATCTTATCTTCAAGATATTCTAGTGAATAA